A portion of the Edaphobacter lichenicola genome contains these proteins:
- a CDS encoding sigma-54-dependent transcriptional regulator, with protein sequence MNHVLIVDDEAEIRESLESILREEDYLVTTAATAGEALELLRDAAYDVVLLDIWLPDRDGLDALTEIRQMESANVPEVVIISGHGTIEAAVRATKLGAYDFLEKPLSLERTLIVLKNAMKARQMREDNQEFSRQLAKGTVTGNSVPMKALRQQIKLMAPTNGRVLIYGESGAGKELVGRAMHAESLRKDRPFVELNCAAIPEDYIESELFGYRHGAVPGGPTEKRGTFERADGGTLFLDEVGDMSLKTQAKVLRALDEQRFLPVGASHPVHVDVRVIAATNKDLEEEIARGNFREDLFYRLNVIPFFVPPLRDRKEDIPLLVKEFLQQFGAEYGRPHVEMTEDALTALKQYHWPGNVRELRNLVERVLILNPKTQRIERKHLPMLVYRDSGRDPGRAAGRGDEFTSLLQAREAYERDYILKKLDEFHGNVSRAAEGLGLERSHLYRKMKALGVSVKE encoded by the coding sequence ATGAACCACGTGCTCATCGTTGACGACGAAGCTGAGATCCGTGAGTCGCTCGAGAGCATACTGCGCGAAGAGGATTACCTTGTTACCACCGCGGCCACCGCAGGAGAGGCCTTAGAACTTCTTCGCGACGCAGCCTACGACGTCGTTTTGCTCGATATCTGGCTTCCAGACCGCGATGGGCTCGACGCCTTGACCGAGATCCGTCAGATGGAGTCGGCAAACGTTCCTGAGGTTGTGATTATCAGTGGTCACGGCACCATCGAAGCTGCTGTCCGCGCCACAAAGCTCGGCGCGTACGACTTCCTCGAGAAGCCTCTGTCCCTTGAGCGCACTCTTATCGTCCTTAAAAATGCAATGAAGGCACGCCAGATGCGCGAAGATAATCAGGAGTTCTCCCGCCAGCTTGCAAAAGGAACGGTGACTGGAAACTCCGTCCCCATGAAGGCCCTTCGACAGCAGATCAAGCTGATGGCCCCGACCAACGGTCGCGTCCTCATATATGGTGAGTCAGGCGCTGGAAAAGAGCTGGTAGGCCGCGCAATGCATGCGGAAAGTCTGCGCAAAGACCGGCCTTTTGTTGAACTGAACTGCGCTGCCATTCCCGAAGACTACATCGAAAGTGAACTCTTCGGTTATCGCCACGGTGCGGTTCCCGGTGGTCCCACGGAAAAACGTGGCACCTTCGAGCGTGCCGATGGTGGAACTCTCTTCCTCGACGAAGTGGGAGACATGAGTCTCAAGACACAGGCCAAGGTGCTCCGTGCGTTGGATGAACAACGTTTCCTTCCCGTGGGCGCGTCGCATCCAGTCCACGTTGACGTTCGTGTCATCGCCGCGACTAACAAGGATCTTGAAGAAGAGATCGCGCGGGGTAACTTCCGCGAGGATCTCTTCTACCGTCTGAATGTCATTCCGTTTTTTGTGCCTCCGCTGCGCGACCGCAAGGAGGACATTCCTCTTCTCGTCAAGGAATTCCTCCAGCAGTTCGGAGCCGAATACGGCCGTCCGCACGTAGAGATGACTGAAGACGCCCTGACTGCATTGAAACAGTATCACTGGCCCGGCAATGTCCGCGAACTGCGGAATCTTGTAGAGCGGGTTCTCATACTCAATCCCAAAACGCAGCGTATTGAGCGCAAGCACCTCCCTATGCTCGTCTATCGCGATTCGGGTCGTGATCCCGGTAGGGCAGCTGGTCGCGGCGATGAGTTCACAAGCTTATTGCAGGCACGCGAAGCCTACGAACGCGATTACATCCTCAAAAAATTAGACGAATTCCACGGCAATGTCAGCCGCGCGGCCGAAGGCCTCGGCCTCGAACGCAGCCATCTATACCGGAAGATGAAAGCCCTTGGTGTCAGCGTTAAGGAGTGA